A region of the Pseudomonas sp. J452 genome:
GGCGGAACTGCGAGCGCGGATTGAGGCCTTGCAGGCGCGCATTCGCCCGCACTTCCTGTTCAACAGCCTGAACAGCATCGCCAGCCTGGTGGTGATCGACCCGTACAAGGCCGAGCAGGCGGTACTCGATCTGTCCGACCTGTTTCGCGCCAGTCTGGCCAAGCCCGGCACGCTGGTGCCCTGGCACGATGAACTGGAGCTGGCGCGAAGATATTTGTCGATCGAGCAATATCGGCTCGGCGACAGGCTACAGTTGGATTGGCAGGTGGACGCAGTACCGGATGATTTGCCGATCCCGCAACTGACCTTGCAACCGCTGCTGGAAAATGCCCTGATCTATGGCATCCAGCCGCGCATCGAAGGAGGGCTGGTGCGGGTGGAGGCGCAGTATGAAGACGGGGTATTCCAGCTCTGTGTGAGCAACCCCTATGACGAAGGTGTCGAGCAGCAGCCATCGCGCGGCACCCATCAGGCGTTGGTGAATATAGATGCGCGTTTGGCGGCACTTTTCGGGCCGCGCGCAAGTCTCAGCGTGGATCGCCGTG
Encoded here:
- a CDS encoding sensor histidine kinase, which translates into the protein MQIKWFNQGRSLGPDDDFFLPELCLPEALLSMVLLAELLVLVLVLSEPMQPGFNWVRLALTSLFVQWIVLLSAALLCRLRPLLARLRAALAGSLCCAIVVGLALACTAVADYFELGGPLPRSGEVNLYLRHGLISLIMSALLLRYFYLQSQWRRQQQAELRARIEALQARIRPHFLFNSLNSIASLVVIDPYKAEQAVLDLSDLFRASLAKPGTLVPWHDELELARRYLSIEQYRLGDRLQLDWQVDAVPDDLPIPQLTLQPLLENALIYGIQPRIEGGLVRVEAQYEDGVFQLCVSNPYDEGVEQQPSRGTHQALVNIDARLAALFGPRASLSVDRRDGRHFTCLRYPCERLTQEARAI